CAGCCAACGAGAGAATCAGAGTTTTAGCTTATCCCGAACTCAGGTTCATTAATAAGTTAACTTAATCCCACTTCTGACTTCTGACTTCTGACTTCTGACTTCTTCTAAATGTTGAACTACTTCTAATAATTGACTGGGGCGATCGATTAAAAAATCGGGCTTGTATTTAGCTAAAATTTCCCGAAAATTAAACCCCCAACAGACTGCGATCGCTTTAATCTTACTTTTTCTCGCAGCTTCTATATCCCTAGTTTCATCTCCCACGTAGATGACTTTGGCTGGGTTGA
The window above is part of the Merismopedia glauca CCAP 1448/3 genome. Proteins encoded here:
- a CDS encoding HAD family hydrolase, with the protein product NPAKVIYVGDETRDIEAARKSKIKAIAVCWGFNFREILAKYKPDFLIDRPSQLLEVVQHLEEVRSQKSEVRSGIKLTY